In a genomic window of Wyeomyia smithii strain HCP4-BCI-WySm-NY-G18 chromosome 1, ASM2978416v1, whole genome shotgun sequence:
- the LOC129731263 gene encoding uncharacterized protein LOC129731263, translated as MFSEHDINRYNYRLRFQEMENKIKKCEIERSQLEHKFSQLMRERQECEKAAERSLKLKYKRMMELERQRSERNETLLRMLHKVDQQAASLASKSNRLKMLKEQYESYLIRSWSTQQAISSSPRQQEYYLPLQSTSDTANANSFQFPPRVTNSPKSEFVKYITDTTYLSTADSRAIPPPMALSNFISHQQQETLRNPISRQLFTPQSNVQTTTPFPTEYHPPSQSQNPQNNTTPISYRSTAVLPSNSRKNELSNEEFIRYVDDEILKGSVAQKPSTTETPSIVVDPPSQPPATKYPTAYLEDFNEINENDGFQSSEVNYDDCSPMIEELVDATEQLNLDSDAVHVETEKLTLSQEESTPAVFEEGSNNNFNSIVEPSRMVENQKLEPTTAYDSPQQPEPVRAQQPLHGVVEQTLLGMISEVEENFVTMPVSEDINLAAGTAAPEAEIQQDYSEDGNYQLQYTMPENANYQPSDVYQEGDSTGCTEQEIANDDYSFEQGNDEQPAALNSSYWSTAIQAVKSKTYNPVMPASETIEEVTSSNDRQSPVEKRITPPESKRSTPLGRNMSSANLEPVPEHEPIGAVDEQLAESVDPAQTDYDQYQQEYLQNPEQYTYQYDQETVDPYYSQPLAEQTNQEESQGYYDQENVENGGTLDPNQYQQATEYPGPTQYVFEQGFYEEQQPDPEQQQQQYDPNQQEYYDPNQQNDQQYYTEEESTQLQQQEVYDQTQFQQYNVNSEHEQSAQEGTVTTRRQEEESPAPLPADMETPTVADADRSTKVSDKVESKPPPQADHTEEKHDTTLSSVNEDSDFDFSTQ; from the exons ATGTTTTCCGAGCACGACATCAATCGCTATAATTACCGATTGCGGTTTcaggaaatggaaaataaaattaaaaagtg TGAAATAGAACGTAGTCAGTTGGAACACAAGTTTAGTCAGCTGATGCGAGAGCGCCAAGAATG TGAAAAAGCCGCTGAACGCTCTTTGAAACTCAAGTACAAACGAATGATGGAACTCGAACGGCAGCGTTCGGAGAGGAACGAAACCCTGCTTCGTATGCTGCACAAAGTTGATCAGCAAGCTGCATCTCTAGCTTCGAAAAGCAATCGGCTCAAAATGCTTAAG GAGCAGTACGAATCATATCTCATCCGTTCCTGGTCAACACAACAAGCCATTTCATCGTCTCCACGTCAGCAAGAATACTACTTACCGCTTCAAAGCACGTCAGACACTGCCAACGCTAATTCCTTCCAGTTTCCACCCAGAGTTACAAATTCACCCAAGTCGGAATTTGTCAAGTATATTACCGACACGACTTATCTGTCGACTGCCGATTCCAGAGCGATCCCTCCTCCTATGGCTCTCTCCAACTTTATCAGCCATCAACAGCAAGAAACATTAAGAAATCCAATCAGTCGCCAGTTATTTACGCCTCAATCGAATGTTCAGACGACTACTCCGTTTCCAACCGAATATCATCCCCCATCTCAGAGTCAAAATCCACAAAATAATACTACTCCGATCTCATATCGTAGCACTGCAGTTCTACCATCCAATTCAAGAAAAAATGAACTCTCCAATGAGGAATTTATTCGATATGTCGATGACGAAATTCTTAAAGGCTCAGTTGCACAAAAACCCAGCACTACTGAAACACCCAGCATTGTGGTAGATCCTCCGTCACAACCTCCAGCAACAAAATATCCAACTGCTTATCTGGAAGACTTCAACGAAATCAACGAAAACGATGGCTTTCAGTCATCTGAGGTGAACTATGATGACTGTTCACCAATGATTGAAGAATTAGTTGATGCTACAGAACAACTAAATTTGGACTCTGATGCCGTTCATGTCGAAACAGAAAAGCTAACATTATCGCAGGAGGAAAGTACTCCTGCAGTCTTCGAGGAGGGCAGTAATAATAACTTCAACTCCATTGTCGAGCCATCAAGGATggtagaaaatcaaaagttagaACCGACAACGGCTTATGACTCCCCACAGCAACCTGAACCGGTTCGAGCGCAGCAACCACTTCACGGTGTTGTAGAGCAGACACTTCTCGGAATGATCTCTGAGGTGGAAGAGAACTTTGTTACAATGCCAGTTTCTGAGGATATTAACCTAGCTGCTGGAACAGCTGCACCTGAAGCCGAGATTCAACAAGACTACTCTGAGGATGGCAATTATCAACTACAATACACCATGCCGGAAAATGCTAATTATCAGCCTAGTGACGTGTATCAAGAAGGTGATTCCACGGGGTGTACAGAGCAAGAAATCGCAAATGATGACTACAGTTTTGAACAGGGTAACGATGAACAACCAGCAGCTCTCAATTCTAGCTACTGGTCGACAGCAATTCAAGCAGTAAAATCTAAAACTTACAATCCAGTTATGCCAGCATCGGAGACAATTGAAGAAGTAACAAGCAGTAATGATCGTCAGTCGCCCGTAGAAAAACGTATCACACCGCCAGAATCGAAACGTAGCACTCCTTTGGGAAGGAACATGTCTTCTGCTAATTTGGAACCTGTGCCAGAGCACGAACCAATAGGTGCTGTTGATGAGCAACTAGCGGAATCAGTTGATCCAGCACAAACTGATTACGACCAGTACCAGCAAGAATACCTGCAAAACCCAGAACAATACACCTATCAGTACGATCAGGAAACCGTCGATCCGTATTACTCACAACCGCTAGCAGAACAAACAAATCAAGAAGAATCTCAGGGCTATTACGATCAAGAAAATGTGGAAAATGGCGGAACCTTAGACCCTAACCAGTATCAGCAAGCTACGGAGTATCCCGGCCCAACTCAATACGTTTTCGAGCAGGGTTTTTACGAAGAACAACAACCGGATCCggaacaacagcagcaacagtaTGACCCAAATCAGCAAGAATACTATGATCCCAACCAACAGAATGACCAGCAGTATTACACTGAAGAAGAAAGTACACAACTTCAACAGCAAGAAGTCTACGATCAGACGCAATTTCAGCAGTACAATGTGAACTCTGAGCACGAACAATCGGCGCAGGAGGGAACGGTTACTACCCGAAGGCAGGAAGAGGAAAGTCCTGCACCATTGCCGGCAGATATGGAAACTCCGACCGTTGCTGACGCTGATCGCTCGACCAAAGTGTCTGATAAAGTTGAGTCGAAACCGCCACCTCAGGCTGACCATACAGAGGAGAAACATGATACAACACTTAGTTCCGTGAATGAAGACAGTGATTTTGATTTTTCCACTCAATAA
- the LOC129731305 gene encoding probable insulin-like peptide 7: MLVSFCSGFGHGMWMPLSVMTAVCVLMDAAVHIRVGAAVASAEDALEVTFSERTRADWEKVWHQENHSRCREKLIRHLYWACEKDIYRISRRNEYKDETLQSPDKRANVLPFLSRWTISAEQAQSFLRTRRTGKRRSGGSITAECCTRVGCTWEEYAEYCPSNKRINRY, encoded by the exons ATGCTGGTCTCATTTTGCTCCGGTTTTGGTCACG GGATGTGGATGCCGCTCTCGGTGATGACCGCGGTGTGCGTCCTGATGGACGCCGCTGTGCATATCCGGGTTGGTGCAGCCGTGGCCAGTGCCGAGGACGCACTGGAGGTAACGTTTAGCGAGCGGACTCGTGCCGACTGGGAGAAGGTTTGGCACCAGGAAAATCACTCCCGCTGTCGCGAAAAGTTGATCCGGCATCTGTATTGGGCATGTGAGAAGGATATTTACCGAATTTCGAGGCGAAACGAGTACAAAGATGAGACACTCCAGAGTCCTGACAAACGAGCCAATG TTTTACCTTTTCTGTCCCGCTGGACCATCAGTGCGGAGCAGGCGCAGAGCTTTTTGCGCACTCGCAGAACCGGTAAGCGTCGCTCGGGTGGCTCCATCACGGCCGAATGCTGCACTCGAGTCGGCTGCACTTGGGAGGAGTATGCGGAGTATTGTCCCTCGAATAAGCGCATTAATCGTTACTGA
- the LOC129731300 gene encoding probable dolichyl pyrophosphate Glc1Man9GlcNAc2 alpha-1,3-glucosyltransferase translates to MFWHLFLLASAIKMMFIPAYRSTDFEVHRNWLAITHSRPLGKWYHEATSEWTLDYPPFFAYFEWALSQVAKYFDPAMLRVSNLNYSSMSTVMFQRFSVIVADIVFAVGVKRCMNALAKTKAQHIIGSALLLTNIGLLMVDHIHFQYNGFLFGFLLLSISCVLTESYLASALFFAILLNLKHIFIYVAPVYVVFLLRFYCFRNGGAVLKLIKLGAVVAGICLLSFGPFYDHIPQVLSRLFPFKRGLTHAYWAPNFWALYNFADKALSISLGIKSTTASNTGGLVQTFTHNVLPSVSPLVTLALSAAAMIPTLYKLWTLKHSPNLGLNFIRAVTICACSSFIFGWHVHEKAILMILIPLTVLSITNRNDARLTLFLGIVGHYSLFPLLFKPELILIKYTMHVVYTGISVLLYRNIHGGQFLTIPERLYLYGFVFISLFENIIHPWLNLDRTLPFIPLMATSVYCALGVHYFWLVYQKHFFAQTPFLVSKVGHSKKK, encoded by the exons ATGTTTTGGCACCTTTTTCTGTTAGCTTCGGCTATTAAAATGATGTTCATTCCAGCATA CCGCTCGACAGATTTCGAAGTGCATCGAAATTGGTTGGCTATTACGCATAGCAGACCGCTAGGAAAATGGTACCACGAGGCAACGAGCGAGTGGACGCTGGACTATCCGCCGTTTTTCGCCTACTTTGAGTGGGCCCTTTCTCAGGTAGCAAAGTACTTCGATCCGGCCATGCTGAGAGTTTCAAACCTGAACTACTCTTCCATGAGTACGGTAATGTTTCAACGATTTTCGGTAATTGTAGCAGACATCGTGTTCGCAGTGGGTGTGAAGCG GTGTATGAATGCTTTGGCGAAAACTAAAGCCCAGCACATCATCGGATCGGCGCTTCTACTGACCAACATAGGACTGCTAATGGTAGACCACATTCATTTTCAATATAATGGATTTCTTTTCGGGTTCTTGCTTTTGAGTATTAGCTGCGTGTTGACAGAGTCTTACCTGGCGTCTGCACTGTTTTTTGCCATCCTGTTGAATCTGAAGCATATTTTCATCTACGTGGCTCCAGTCTATGTTGTATTTTTGTTGCGATTTTATTGCTTCCGCAATGGTGGAGCAGTATTGAAATTAATTAAGCTCGGTGCGGTTGTCGCGGGGATCTGTTTGCTCTCATTCGGACCATTCTATGATCACATTCCACAG GTACTTTCAAGGTTATTTCCGTTTAAACGGGGACTCACCCATGCTTACTGGGCACCCAATTTCTGGGCATTGTATAATTTCGCCGATAAGGCTCTATCAATCAGCTTGGGGATAAAATCAACAACCGCGTCTAACACTGGAGGACTTGTACAGACATTTACCCACAATGTGCTGCCATCAGTTTCGCCATTGGTAACATTGGCCCTGTCAGCTGCAGCGATGATTCCAACCCTATATAAGCTGTGGACGCTGAAACACTCTCCCAATCTTGGGTTGAATTTTATTCGGGCCGTCACAATATGCGCGTGTTCGTCATTCATTTTCGGTTGGCATGTGCACGAAAAAGCTATCCTAATGATTCTCATACCCCTCACAGTTCTATCCATCACAAATCGCAACGACGCCCGCTTGACGTTATTTCTGGGCATTGTAGGACACTATTCTCTGTTCCCCTTGCTTTTCAAGCCAGAATTAATCTTAATTAAATACACAATGCACGTGGTTTACACTGGAATCAGTGTACTTCTTTACCGCAATATCCACGGTGGACAGTTCCTGACGATACCGGAGAGACTCTATTTGTACGGTTTTGTATTTATCTCTCTCTTTGAAAACATAATCCACCCTTGGCTAAACCTAGATCGAACGCTTCCTTTCATCCCCCTCATGGCAACTAGCGTTTACTGCGCCCTTGGCGTCCATTACTTCTGGTTAGTGTACCAGAAGCACTTCTTCGCTCAAACCCCATTCCTAGTGTCTAAGGTAGGACATTCGAAAAAGAAATAA